The following coding sequences lie in one Miscanthus floridulus cultivar M001 chromosome 9, ASM1932011v1, whole genome shotgun sequence genomic window:
- the LOC136480768 gene encoding pumilio homolog 1-like, producing MCVQDNNVKRTTENPVPIAAPASFFGDKNLGAPGNVEDYEEATPLSEDAMKIYEQLIGVHVAYFHACNVPYMTTSRSLPQQVVQEQNTYRAHDAQVSSYGDNLVDADTSTTVVQQQRVPSAGSSHVQHYGASGLNNTIPSIHQEQMVAPVTNPSLRLMHIKGQVAASCADANGSRFVQQAIEVATPQEIVMVYEEIMPCVRMLAIDVFGNHAVQKILEHGPQSCKRELISRLMGHVLPLSRDMYGCRVIQKALAVGGDDQKIVIAKELKIKLLKCVRDQFASHVIQKCVECLPPKHIQFIFRSFCGRAKALSIHPYGSRVIQKVLAHCDNPEVYHTLTAEIIEFANKLSADPFGNYVVQHLLEHGGQATRSMIVRKFDRLVMSMCYHKFASNVLEKCLVVGSQEDRQLIINEILGDTGSHLFEHLVDMMINPYANFVIQKMVVTAEEQQVGLLLDVARNNADNLKRYPHGRHVIADMERLLSAKEGRPVLLVNNE from the exons ATGTGTGTGCAGGATAACAATGTGAAGCGAACTACCGAAAACCCTGTGCCTATTGCTGCCCCCGCTTCTTTCTTTGGTGACAAGAATTTAGGTGCCCCAGGAAATGTGGAGGACTATGAAGAAGCTACACCGTTGAGCGAGGATGCCATGAAGATATATGAACAATTGATTGGGGTCCATGTGGCATATTTTCATGCTTGCAATGTCCCTTACATGACCACTTCTAGGAGCCTCCCCCAGCAGGTTGTCCAGGAGCAGAACACCTACCGTGCTCATGATGCTCAGGTGTCAAGTTATGGGGACAATCTAGTGGATGCAGATACCAGTACTACGGTTGTTCAACAACAAAGAGTTCCTTCTGCTGGCTCCTCTCATGTCCAGCATTATGGAGCTAGTGGATTGAACAATACGATCCCTTCTATTCACCAGGAGCAAATGGTGGCTCCGGTGACGAACCCTTCCTTGAGGCTCATGCACATCAAGGGCCAAGTAGCAGCTTCCTG TGCTGATGCCAATGGGAGCCGCTTTGTACAGCAGGCGATCGAGGTGGCAACGCCTCAAGAGATCGTTATGGTTTATGAGGAAATCATGCCTTGTGTCCGTATGCTTGCCATTGATGTGTTTGGAAATCATGCCGTCCAGAAG ATtctagagcatggaccacagtcCTGCAAACGTGAGCTCATCAGTCGTCTGATGGGCCATGTGCTTCCCCTAAGCCGTGATATGTACGGTTGCCGAGTCATCCAGAAG GCTTTGGCTGTAGGGGGGGACGATCAGAAGATTGTGATAGCCAAAGAGCTCAAAATCAAATTGCTGAAATGTGTTCGCGACCAGTTCGCGAGCCAtgtgattcaaaaatgtgtagaGTGCCTGCCACCGAAGCATATCCAATTCATTTTCCGAAGCTTCTGTGGAAGGGCCAAGGCACTATCCATCCATCCCTATGGAAGCCGTGTGATTCAG AAAGTGCTGGCCCATTGTGACAACCCCGAGGTTTACCACACGCTGACAGCGGAGATTATCGAGTTTGCTAACAAGCTGTCAGCAGACCCATTCGGAAACTACGTGGTGCAGCACTTGCTCGAGCATGGAGGCCAGGCCACTCGGTCCATGATAGTGAGGAAATTTGACAGGCTCGTGATGAGCATGTGTTATCACAAGTTTGCGTCCAATGTGTTGGAGAAGTGCCTGGTGGTGGGGAGCCAGGAGGACCGGCAGCTCATCATAAATGAGATCCTCGGCGACACCGGCAGCCATCTCTTCGAACATCTCGTG GACATGATGATCAATCCATACGCGAACTTTGTCATCCAGAAGATGgtggtgacggcggaggagcAGCAGGTGGGCCTGCTGCTGGACGTGGCCAGGAACAATGCAGACAACCTGAAAAGGTACCCACATGGCAGGCACGTCATCGCTGACATGGAGAGGCTCCTCAGTGCCAAGG AGGGGAGGCCTGTACTTCTGGTGAACAATGAATGA